From a single Thiohalobacter sp. genomic region:
- a CDS encoding thioredoxin family protein, translated as MWQRVFAGLLCALLPLAGSAIELRDPQTHFFETTLGDFREELVAAREAGKQGILLFFELDECPFCHRMKETVLNRSDVQDYYRSHFRIFAVDIEGDVPIVDFDGNETTEKDFAFRQHRVRATPVFLFFDLDGKPVARYTGATRDAEEFLLLGEYVVSGAWRTQSFTRYKRQRRAQDREGAG; from the coding sequence ATGTGGCAAAGGGTGTTCGCGGGCCTGTTGTGCGCTCTGTTGCCGCTGGCCGGTAGCGCCATCGAGCTGCGCGATCCGCAGACACACTTCTTCGAGACCACGCTGGGCGACTTCCGCGAGGAACTGGTCGCGGCGCGCGAGGCGGGGAAGCAGGGTATCCTGCTGTTCTTCGAACTGGACGAGTGCCCCTTCTGCCATCGCATGAAGGAGACGGTCCTCAACCGCAGTGACGTCCAGGACTACTATCGCAGTCACTTTCGCATCTTCGCCGTGGACATCGAGGGTGACGTGCCCATCGTCGACTTCGACGGCAATGAAACCACCGAAAAGGACTTCGCCTTCCGCCAGCATCGGGTACGGGCCACGCCGGTGTTCCTGTTCTTCGACCTCGACGGCAAGCCCGTTGCGCGCTACACGGGAGCGACCCGAGACGCCGAGGAATTCCTGCTGCTGGGAGAATACGTGGTCAGCGGCGCCTGGCGCACGCAGAGCTTTACGCGCTACAAGCGCCAGCGGCGCGCGCAGGACCGAGAGGGGGCTGGGTGA